A stretch of Halichondria panicea chromosome 1, odHalPani1.1, whole genome shotgun sequence DNA encodes these proteins:
- the LOC135334528 gene encoding uncharacterized protein LOC135334528 isoform X1, with protein sequence MQEPPEPMIVTHTDRTVTMQEPPEPMIVSLAGLYKPADKHAVVADRISDHIFECQALLDDIKYGETIRPCEDIICCYFRWFYPRHYNQCNFACFQNGKQESDCVSCNKLRAWISLHSTSCKVKCPILPCQNQYKRDQLKKRLTDPHIGSYHFQPPTPSKRNANTLPNLRPSSSGMPHPSNYGVENNPYSRDSFDWTQGRPDRHDSIASTISIGSTCAPYRSNISDQQLAVEYEAPVKPPLLQFQANTSLNRQSIDSMAQSFSAMKQQPGLNHRSDTIAEFSSSEDDVEDIPNELISRTQPEATLPITSLPQGDSKNSETPPVGLYYHPIQRQHTQTDLKKAVFPGPNGRQSISFTVSRSPDMIPESHDSHATEQSPQSPRQSSFLSAKRKRELTQQQRVISDSPEINRRPQTSNVENRVMSPDDGHFSSLNSEDQEFTILENKTRRRPGKRSQASSNREVWSPSSDSSPSSLEETPQKGRRSRVVQRMDTDPGDEHTKILTGSGSITAAHAKLIQEFNTGRDMVKLRTKKLSDPESGDRTSGVSSASVSTSSVGSARSSGTGIFSELDEHLSSLEGPVHHDILEGPLSSNYNHENDDSASTVVGDQSLSSGTTHPMDSYQRQLSNNSSASYNYHSDQSNSGPQSLAVSGYDHQPRYVSPGYSHEAHHPQGSHSYNLHPSHLPHGSHSSYNLHSSHPPQGSQWNYDSHQAATAYSPDAYQRTSHQNSLYETAIHSPRSNIVSSAYPHTIPYHEDSTAEDVPEVNLYAIAAQRVPEVCPYAIAAYSSSDENDSDSESETKSLPSPPSFHPSLLIEESVRGVDEALAKYDRDIHIMNHRPQRGGKVPTHKQSGMSEEEKYQMQVPCSHPVTHPVDKDSDYFPIPSNFLRPDPEMIAKQHEMYQEMLSQRLPDTPQEDEIIQRSIMARRDQLKQYLLGQFYSDEVYREHTDWERKTKLGHGAQASCFSVCDNKTQCILVLKEETENRRTLDEAYLSLKFASQSNPSPNIVEYYTAALLPGDLVFPKRASPFVQIFMEQMPVCMQGWLFKTGPIPLINVHHYACQLFDALDFLHNKQGIIHCDIKPANILVDETAQRIKLTDFGSAEIIGEKRINYSKTFSADPNAGTLSYNPPEFYREQQCSFAFDVWQAGCCVLAMCTGRRPWRHLFMDVYPGKQSDQLTIAMKRNHKLMIQQQRGGHLHPAFLDPTLKRLLHGCLHDNPSSRLTAKECSYLLNTETASTEEDRRKILEAIGYTPNTPAVLQSFSPDQYRVDVYLGSDKLTSISLGHTQKGGPVHLALYGGWLGSLAVPQGMTYREAEEEIHRRFPVARQLSPFILASYDNAPHTIWSACSGGDQVPPYRHTRPDSLVDLNTAIVLSPSTMV encoded by the exons aaaccTGCCGACAAGCATGCTGTAGTTGCCGATCGTATCAGTGATCACATCTTCGAGTGTCAAGCTCTACTGGACGACATTAAATACGGTGAAACCATTCGACCGTGTGAAGACATCATCTGTTGTTACTTTCGCTGGTTCTATCCTCGCCACTACAACCAGTGCAACTTTGCCTGCTTTCAGAATGGCAAACAAG AGAGTGACTGTGTGTCCTGTAACAAACTGAGAGCATGGATTAGTCTGCATTCTACCTCCTGTAAAGTCAAGTGCCCCATACTGCCCTGCCAAAACCAGTACAAG aGGGACCAGCTGAAAAAGAGACTGACTGATCCTCACATAGGAAGCTACCACTTCCAACCACCAACACCTTCTAAACGCAATGCGAACACCTTACCCAACCTCCGTCCATCATCATCTGGAATGCCACATCCCTCAAACTATGGCGTCGAGAACAACCCATATAGCAGGGATTCATTTGACTGGACGCAGGGACGCCCTGATCGCCATGACTCTATTGCTTCAACCATTTCCATTGGCTCTACCTGTGCTCCGTACCGAAGTAATATTTCCGATCAGCAGTTGGCAGTTGAATACGAGGCACCCGTAAAACCACCGCTATTACAATTCCAGGCAAACACAAGTCTTAACAGACAGTCTATCGACAGCATGGCACAGAGCTTCAGTGCCATGAAGCAGCAGCCTGGCTTGAATCATCGATCTGACACCATAGCCGAGTTTTCAAGTTCTGAAGACGATGTTGAGGATATACCGAATGAGCTAATCAGTCGAACACAGCCTGAAGCTACTCTGCCAATCACAAGTTTACCACAGGGCGACTCAAAGAACTCTGAAACACCACCTGTTGGTTTGTACTATCATCCAATACAGAGGCAGCACACTCAAACCGATTTGAAAAAAGCTGTCTTTCCCGGCCCAAACGGTCGGCAATCAATCAGTTTCACAGTTTCACGGTCACCTGATATGATTCCtgagtcacatgacagtcaTGCGACGGAGCAGTCGCCCCAATCACCACGTCAAAGTAGTTTCCTCTCTGCAAAACGAAAACGAGAACTCACTCAACAACAGCGTGTTATAAGCGACTCTCCAGAAATTAATCGTCGACCCCAAACATCGAATGTAGAAAATCGAGTTATGTCGCCAGATGACGGACATTTCTCCAGTCTAAATTCAGAAGATCAGGAGTTTACAATTTTAGAGAACAAAACTCGGCGTCGCCCCGGGAAACGATCTCAGGCTAGTTCCAACAGGGAGGTGTGGTCTCCATCCTCCGATAGTTCCCCAAGTTCCCTCGAGGAAACACCACAAAAAGGACGCCGGTCGCGCGTTGTGCAGAGAATGGATACAGACCCAGGCGACGAGCATACCAAGATATTGACCGGTTCTGGCAGCATCACAGCCGCTCATGCTAAACTTATCCAAGAATTCAACACGGGTAGAGACATGGTCAAG TTGCGAACCAAGAAGTTGAGTGACCCTGAGAGTGGTGACCGCACTAGTGGAGTGTCCTCAGCCTCTGTGTCTACCAGCAGTGTAGGGTCAGCACGGTCGAGTGGAACTGGCATTTTCTCTGAACTGGACGAACACTTGAGCTCTCTAGAGGGACCTGTGCACCACG ATATACTTGAGGGCCCTCTTTCCAGTAACTACAACCATGAGAACGATGATTCTGCCTCCACCGTAGTAGGCGACCAATCACTGAGCTCCGGCACCACCCACCCAATGGATAGCTACCAGCGACAGTTGTCTAATAACTCGTCAGCAAGCTACAACTACCACAGTGACCAGTCTAACAGTGGACCTCAATCTCTAGCAGTGTCGGGGTACGATCACCAGCCAAGATACGTATCACCAGGTTATAGCCATGAAGCACACCATCCACAAGGGTCACACTCATACAACCTCCATCCCTCACACCTTCCACATGGGTCACACTCTTCATACAACCTCCACTCTTCACACCCTCCACAAGGGTCACAGTGGAATTACGATAGTCACCAAGCAGCTACTGCTTACAGTCCCGATGCATACCAACGTACCTCACACCAAAACTCTCTGTACGAAACAGCTATTCATTCACCGAGATCGAATATTGTTTCGTCCGCCTACCCTCACACCATCCCCTATCATGAGGACAGCACTGCTGAAGATGTACCTGAAGTGAACCTGTACGCCATTGCTGCCCAGCGTGTACCTGAAGTGTGTCCATACGCCATTGCTGCATACTCGTCTTCTGATGAGAATGACAGTGACAGCGAATCAGAGACCAAAT CTCTCCCATCGCCTCCCTCCTTCCACCCCTCCCTCCTAATTGAAGAGAGTGTCCGTGGTGTTGATGAGGCTCTTGCTAAGTACGACCGTGATATCCACATCATGAACCACCGTCCCCAGAGGGGAGGGAAAGTCCCCACCCACAAGCAATCTGGGATGAGCGAGGAAGAGAAGTACCAAATGCAGGTACCTTGTAGTCAC CCGGTGACCCACCCAGTTGACAAGGACAGCGATTATTTCCCCATCCCCTCAAACTTCCTCAGACCAGATCCTGAGATGATTGCCAAGCAACACGAGATGTATCAAGAGATGCTGAGTCAGCGATTGCCCGATACCCCCCAGGAAGATGAGATCATTCAACGAAGCATCATGGCTCGTAGGGACCAACTGAAACAG TACCTCCTGGGCCAGTTCTACTCTGATGAGGTGTACAGGGAACATACTGACTGGGAGAGGAAGACAAAGTTAGGTCACGGAGCACAAGCCTCCTGCTTCAGTGTCTGTGACAATAAGACACAGTGCATCCTCGTGCTCAAAGAG GAGACAGAGAATAGACGTACATTGGATGAAGCGTATCTCTCGCTCAAGTTTGCCTCTCAGTCAAACCCCTCCCCCAACATCGTCGAGTACTACACTGCCGCACTGTTGCCTGGTGACCTGGTATTCCCTAAACGAGCCTCACCATTTGTACAGATATTCATGGAGCAAATGCCTG TGTGTATGCAAGGCTGGCTGTTCAAGACTGGCCCCATTCCCCTCATCAACGTTCACCACTATGCTTGTCAGTTGTTTGATGCTCTAGACTTCCTACACAACAAGCAGGGGATCATTCATTGTGACATTAAAC CTGCCAACATTCTGGTGGACGAGACTGCTCAGAGGATCAAGCTGACTGACTTTGGATCAGCGGAGATCATAGGagagaagaggatcaactATTCCAAGACCTTCTCTGCCGATCCTAATGCAGGAACACTCAGCTACAACCCTCCAGag TTCTATCGAGAGCAGCAGTGCAGTTTTGCATTTGATGTATGGCAGGCTGGTTGCTGTGTACTGGCCATGTGCACTGGGCGACGACCATGGAGACACCTATTCATGGACGTGTATCCAGGGAAACAATCGGACCAGCTGACAATAGCCATGAAGAGGAACCACAAGCTCATG ATCCAACAGCAAAGGGGTGGTCACCTTCATCCTGCCTTCTTGGATCCCACCCTCAAGAGGTTACTCCACGGCTGTCTCCATGACAACCCGTCCTCCCGTCTCACGGCCAAAGAGTGCTCGTATCTGCTCAACACAGAGACTGCCTCCACTGAAGAGGACAGAAGGAAAATACTGGAGGCCATTGGAT ATACTCCGAACACTCCTGCGGTGCTTCAGTCCTTCTCCCCCGACCAGTATCGTGTAGACGTCTACCTCGGCAGTGACAAGTTGACCAGCATCTCTCTTGGCCACACCCAGAAAGGGGGACCTGTCCACCTGGCCTTGTACGGAGGCTGGCTCGGGAGTCTGGCCGTCCCTCAGGGGATGACATACAGGGAGGCGGAGGAAGAGATTCACAGGAGGTTCCCA GTTGCCCGGCAACTCAGCCCATTCATCCTGGCCTCGTATGACAACGCTCCCCACACGATCTGGTCGGCCTGCTCCGGTGGAGACCAAGTCCCTCCTTATAGACACACCAGACCAGACTCACTAGTAGACCTCAATACTGCAATTGTACTCTCACCCTCAACTATGGTGTAG